The Vigna angularis cultivar LongXiaoDou No.4 chromosome 6, ASM1680809v1, whole genome shotgun sequence genome contains the following window.
TTGTGAACTTCAAGGTTCTTTTTTACtgctgtgtgtgtgtgtataagtttaacttctgaaattttgaaaatatatttctcatTTCAGTTTGGCATTTAGTTCATACTAACATTTTAATGCAATTTTCAATATcttggaataaaattttatgggtTCTCTGTAATATCACGAACGCTAATCAAGTATGATTTATATCTAGTTACACAGAGacgtcaaaataaataaaatggagccatttttatatctatttgtCTTGTTTTGTCATTGTTTTTGACCCCTCCTCGTATGTGCGTGTGTTTATATccaacattttgaaaaaaaattgtgttttttgaAAACATAGTTATCAATAGAATGATATAGTGGAATAGTGTTGCAGATACGCTCTTGGTCACTATGAAACTTAAATATCATCACAATTTTAAATAGTGGTTGTAATAAATGGTGAAATTGGGGCATGTTATGAGTGGTGCTAAGGCATTGCAAGAACCTTAAGTGAGCCTTGTAAGTGTCACCTATGGCTTTTCAAGGGTGATGGTATTCACCTCTCTTTCATTGAATTGGAGATTTTAACTTTAAATGAAAGCCTAATTTTCCCACTGACTTGAGCACATTcattctcaccaacacccatcttTATCTAGCAACATTTTGCAGCTATCCCCGACCTTTGTCAGTGTGGCCCTGTTCTGTATTTTCTGCCCATTCATGTTCCCACAATCCATGGTGATTCAAAATCCATAGATAATTGACTGAGATGCTTCTAATCACAtttttgataatatatatttgtcttgtccctttcttttgtaaaaaacTCTTAATTCATAACCTTATCCAGTTGTTCTAATGTTTCCTCGAAGGGAGTTGGTCAAGTTTTCCTTTATCCTTCCTTAAATCTATAATTTGTCCTTTTTGTTCCTGCTCGTCCTTTTAATCTAATATCATTAAGTGAATTAACCAAGTCtttaaattactcaataatCTTTGATGCCAATTCCTTTGTCATCCAGGAGCGTGGTACGAGACAACTGATTGGAGAAAGACATGAATCTAGATGTTTATACTATTTTGGATGTAGTCCACATGTGCTCGTTTTGCACCAAATCTTATGACAACTACCCTCTTGTGATAAAACTTTAATAGTTAGATGGTATATTTTAACATCTTATAAGTTTCATGTTTAGAAGCTTCCCTTGTACAATGACAATGACTAGAAAACTAAAAGCATGATTTGGTAGGTCACCTTACGTtgtaattaaatgaaataaagaaacCCAAATATTCGTCGGAGAAAATTGTGACAATGGACGACAGGGAAGGATGGCACCAAGCGGAAAAGAGCAATGGAAAAGGCATTGGAGAAGATGGAGACCAGCAAAGCGGGACCAACGCAcactgataccaacttaagactaataagagagaaaatatattttaggggGCATAACATACCCCTCTTAtgatcttatatttataaggaTAGAAAATTGATACAATGAGAAGATGGAAgatcaaaataaggtacaactCATAGGTACAACAAGTAGTAGTACAAACTGGATTTGAAGATTATTTGGGTAAAGTGCATGAAACTTGATATAGAAGATGAAGCGATGATGGTGGCACTTGTGATTTGGTTATCTGCAATCGGTGGATTGATCAATCTAGCAAAGAAGGACATGGTGAACGGACTACTGAGTATGGAGTTCGAGAAAAGGTTTTTGTGAAAAATTCGACGAACATGTGAAGACCACTTTTAACACTTGTAGAACAGATTTCAGCCTACAAATATATTGTTATACTGTTGACATAATAAGAAATAGAAAACACCCTTTGTGTACACAACATATTTGAGTAACCTGATCCTGACCCACATGTCAGTTGCACCGGTttataccaaaaaaaaatattcttaaccTACTAACCAGTTCCACCTGCatttcacctttttcttttctttatccGATTTGTAGGCCTTAGTTTGATAATAATTTGCACTCCCTTCTAATCATCTTTTTCTCTTGCCTTCCCATTTTTTCTCtgcaattatttttttctcactaTTAATGAATGCTTTAGTTTTGAATAATTTTGGGCATGCATAGTATGTAATCTTAATTATTTAGCGTGATCTAAAACTTAACTATTACAACCATTCTGCTATCCAACATCATACTGCAGCCATTTCAGGATCAACCGCACGGAATTGTACTGATTTAAAAGGAATATTGTTTTTCCTGTATGTGAAGCAATAGATaaacaatattttgaaaaccaaaatcaaagcaCTTGTTAAAACATTTTTGAAGATTGGGTCATTGTCTCCTTCATTTCCCAGCACCTCCTACTTATACAATTTCTTTCATCTCATGGTACTAATCTTGTTGTCTGTTTATCCTTGTCAGGTGTGTAAAAATGGTTCATTTCACTTGCGAGGAAATGTGTATGTACAATACAAAGCTTTGGATTCTGCGCTGCTCGCAGCAAACTTAATAAATCGTCACGATTTTACCGGAAAACGGGTATCACATTTCAATATTGTTTTTGTCAAATGAAATTGTTAATGCTACAAGTATGATTACATGAAATATCATTAAAGCTTCAAGTAATTCACTTGCCTTTGAGTAATTTTCGATAATTGATCCATTTAATGGTTTTCTCAATTTATATCATGTAACTTGTGCTATATTGGAGAAAAATCTGAAAATGTTTGATACAAAACTGGTTCAAGGTGGAGCACATTTTGGTGAGAATGAGGCTGTGGAAGTTTAGTTCtgtataaaaagtttaaagGTTTGATACATTGGATGTTCAGACGAATTTCTCAATTCATATGTTTATCTCATCAGGCTATGCTTTATGGCAGGTAACTTGTCAATTTGTTAACTTGACAAGATGGAAGGTTGCCATATGTGGCGAGTATATGAAATCGGGTTTCAAGGTGAAATGTCTACCATCTcatgatttttctttcttggaTCCGACCAGGTCCTTCTGGGTTTCATTGTGCAAAtcatatgaaatataaaatctCTTGGTTAACAACAGAAGCTTGTGACTTCAAAAAAGATGTTAggaaatgttttatattatgaagCATGCTCACAGTGGTGTTCCTTTCTTGCATCTTAACAGACTTGTTCTCGCGGAACAGCATGCAATTTTATTCACTGTTTTCGTAATCCTGGTGGAGACTATGAATGGGCTGATTCTGACAAACCTCCCCCAAAATTTTGGGTAGAAAAGATGATTGCTTTATTTGGTTATTCTGATGATTATGAGACTTCAAGGGAGCAGGGAAATTTTAGTTTGTCAAAAACAGATTCTGACAGGTGTGCTTTCATTTTAATATTGCTGATTACATTACATATGATGGATTAAATTGGTTGCTGGACACATCGTAACCAATGTAGATGGTTGTAAATTTAGGATGATATGATGGGGGATGATTGTTTGCGATTGGTGTTGTTAAGGTTCAGGTAAGGGCAAGGCTTTTAGAGCAGGCGTGATGCAACTtctgtttaatatattttttaataattcatcCAAAGGATCAGGGTCAAGAATCTTCTAGAGAGAATCTGAATTTCTTTATTGTTTcagaacaaacaaaaattaataatcaagCCTTTCTCACTAGGCAGGGTTGACTAGATGGATTAATCGAGCCATAATATTCTGTTGTGTATCATGCTTATTGACAAACCATTAGCTTCAAAATCCTTATTTGTTTCACCTATGGGTTTTTCAGGATCTGCTTCTATCTATCCTCCATTTGATTTACTCTCTTTGTTGGGTTTTCCCAAACCATCAATAATAAGAATTTACCAGCTTCTGTACAGTAGGCAACTTTTTCTTCAATCCGTCCTTTTCTAATACTATCTTGTCTAGTTAATCGAATGTAGCATTCTCATGTCGTGTACATTAAGTTTAGTTTTGTCAGCCTTTCTTGGATTAGCATTCAGTTCTACACAACATTACATGTCTTATAAGTGGGTACATTTTAACGTGGATAACACTTGAGTCACtcttccatttctttcttcCTGCATGAATCCTATGGTTTACATCACTTATTTCTCTATGCCTTTTGTGATGAACCTTATATACTTAATCTATGTAACTTGTGGAGGAACTATCTAAAACTTCCTATCAAACAGAGGAAAAGTTTTTGAAGAGATTGTAGAGTTTTACCTTCTTCATGCCTTGTATGATGAACCCTAGATACTTAAGCTATGTAACTTGTGGAATAGCAACGTAAAACTTCCTATCAAATATAAGAAAAGTTTTTTTAGGACTTCATTGTAGAGTTTTGCTTTCTCCCTTGCTGCATCAAGGGAAACAACTAAAGTTGTGGCTAAAAAAATTGGTGTGAAGAAAATATTACTTGGAATAATTTTTCCGTGTGAATTTATACTTGTTCTCTATCATAATGCTTTGAAGGTACCACTGTAGAAGGTCAAGATCCAGAGAGACGGATCGTTTAAGTTGTGGTCATTCTGGTAGAAGAAAACATGaagatgaaagaaaacaaagaactCCGTATGAGGATCGGAATGCTAGCTTAAAAAACACTCATAAAAGAAAATCCAGAGGCACTACTGATACTGATTCTGACAGAGAATGGTTAGAAAAGGAGGAAATTAGGGAAAGACGCCATGAATACACTAGGAATGGCTCATTTAATAAGCGCAGGGATGAAAATAGCAGAAGCCACGAAGAGGATTCTGATATGGATTGTGATACTAGGGACAATGAAAAACAGCATGGAAGAAACCCAAGAAAGTGCGACAATGACATCAGGGTCTGGATTAATGAGGCTGCTGGTTTGGATGGGGACAGAGATGTGAGAAAGCACCGTATTAGGGAAAGCTCAGGACATCAGAGTGGTGACGCTTCTGAATCCAACAAAGATTTGTTTGGTAGAGTGGAGATGGAAACACTACATGATCACTTTAGGAAAACATATAGTCACAGAAGATCGGGTGTTCAGGTGTCTGTAAAAGGAAGAGATCAAAACGACAAAGTTGATAGAGACGGGTCCCGGAAGGACAGTTACAAACGAGATCATCACAAAAGGAAGTGATCAATAATAAGTGATAAATACACAGAAGAATTTGATTCCCATCAGTGTGGAGAGCAGCAGATAGTGGATATCAATTGGTGGAACTAATCATACTTAGAATTTTTGTCCCGATGAAAGTTtagtgtattttatttttacatttcttcccatatttattcttttttttttcctaaaccTTCCGCTTTTTCTATTGATGATATATCTACGAATATTAAAATCCCTCGAAAGCCATAACTCCAGtgtccaattttatttttacgaaAAGCGTACAGCAGCACTATGATTAATGTAAATTCACTTCAATGCATGCTCAACACAAGGAAATGAGACAAACACTACAAGAAGGTTTTATTGAAAGATTTAATCCATGTAAACGATGGAGGGATATGAGCTGTAGGATGAAACAACCTTCGACACTATTAAAGTTCTATTTTTATCTCCAAGCACTTAAAACTATTAAAGTTCTATTTTATCTCCAAGCACTTAAAGCACTTAATTGATTGAAATCAAACTACTCAGATTTGAAAACATGGAAATAAGCAGCGAAACACATAAGAACCAAATCTACAAACACGTCCAAATTGACCACTTGACCTTTCTCTTTCACGTATTGTGGCTGTATGAATTGCTGGAACTGGAATCCCATAAACAGGTTCTGTCATATAGTGGTGATATGATGATGAGTTTCGGGTGCAGCTGACAGTGCTGGGATCGTGCGGTTGGGCCACTTCCGTCTGCGGCAAGAATGTTCCATAGCTGTGTTCTTCAATATGAATCCACGAAGAAGGTAAGGGTGGAGCTGATGGCTGGGTGTTGGATGAGGAACAAGAGCAGCAACAGTAGTGTGGTTCATGCTCAtgcctcttcttctttcttttctttttggaCCACAACCTCAGTTTCTTCACAGCTTTGATCACGTTTTTCATCAACCTTCAAATGGGATTACGGATTTGCATTGGCATTTGCATATATACAACAATTTTGAAAACTGATGCACCGTTATAGAAATAGGAATAGGAGCGCCCTCAAAGACGTTTTCAttacttttcaaatattttaccGTTATCTATCCACTACTATTCTACACTTTATTTACGTTACATCGATagctcttttatttattatgatttctcTGATCTAATCCAATTCCTCATATTTAAGCTGTTTAAAAAGCTATTGCTTCGTAGATTCCCACAATTACTAACTTACCCCTACAATAAGATAAAAAGACTAACTCATCACTGTTCCACAACCACCTACCGCCATCGTCACCAACACCTCGTCATCATTAATGCTGTTGTAGAGGAAGAAGAATAGTGGGAGAACGATGaaggggaagaaaagagaaaatgcgAAACTCTTTCCGAAGGAAATTATTAGTATAAAAGAAGTTATAATATGCGAAACTGTTGCAGGGTGCCGAGTCATTGCAAGAACTCACCAGTCACCTAACCTAATCCAGCTGTCATAATATTCAGATGAAACTTgtccacaaaaaaaaaatgaaactgcTTTCCAGAGGAAATTATTAGTATAAAAGAAGTTTAGATCAGATTGTGTACAGCTCTGCAAGGTAAAAATTGGCTCGATATACATACATTAAATAGTatgtatattataaaaagttatatatacaGAAATGATACATCGCATCAAGTGAATTACAAAAGAACCAAAATAAACAAATGCATGCATAGTGGTAAGATACTCAACCAAAAGACATTTCTTCACGCTCGCAGCAGCCCAATAGAAAACGGAGCTatgaaagaaatagaaaaaccaCAACACCCCTAGCCTTATCTCTCATGGTTGGGTAAACAGTATAATATCACATCAACCCTCTGCTTGGGTGCTGTCATGCTGTTCCTGTAGACATGCATAATACACCAATGACATCCTCCTTACAGGCAATGAGGAAATGTTTGCCAGGTTCATGTCGTTTCTCCTATAGGCCATGATGAAGTGCTTGTCAGGTTCATACACGTTTCTTTCACGTTCTACTTCCTACTTCCATGCAAATATCTACTGTATAACAACTGAAATATTGGAAGACCTAAGACGTTAACAACCGGACCCCACAATAGATGACTGGTCCTCAGGATTGACTACTGCTTCAGAGTCCATTTTGCTGGGTTTAACTTCCTCACTGATGGGAAGTCCTATTTTAGGTGAAAGCTTCTTCACCTCCTCGGCAGTATAGATGAAAATTTTCCTCACAATGCTACAAAACTCACTGCAGTAAAAAAGCAAGACATAATTTAATATacagttgtaaaatgtgatgccACAAATAAAGTGTCCAAGTAGTCTCAAATAATCTTACAGCCATGGGTCATCCCCAGCCATCATCATATCGTCTTCATTATCAGTGTACACAACCTGCCATTTTTTTGGGGACCCACAAAGTTCATCCTTGATGTCAAACATTTCTTCCAATTTCCTTAGCAGATCCTCATATCCATCAAACCGTGTTAAATCCACCGCCCTTCCAACTGCCATACCTTGCATGTGAACCTGGAATAATGTAAAACTtgaattataaatagttttattactAATATCAGGAGCTAAAAATAATCATACAGATCTGAAAAGTGAAGATGCTAATATGCAATATATATAACTTGACGTAGAGTCaactaaatttgaaaaacacGAAATTATGCCTACTGCCAAGAATATTACAGGATTGTAAACTGAATTTCAAAATCAGAAAATTAtgccaacaaaaataaatagtCACCTTTGTGCAGCTTCTTATTTGCCTGCTCTGAGACTCATGGGGAGACCGCAGGCATGATTTTTCAACATCACAACTCACCGAAGGAATATCGGATCGATTAATATTTGATGGTTCCGAATGCTGGTCAGACTCAGCATCCAAAGATGGAAGGGGCACATCATCAACCAACCTTCCTGACAAAGTGACCATTGGTAGGCTTTCTTCCCCATTAGAATTATCAAGTAACTGAATCCCAAAGAGCCTACACCCATTTGCAGTCACATTCCTCTTCTCTCCAGATTCTTTAAGTGCTACAGGTAAAAAAGACTCTGTAGAGTTTTCTGTCCTACTAGACCAATATATTGATTTGTTGGAAGCAGAACAGTTCCCACCAAAACCAAGGAAGCCAGTTGCAGTAGAATTGAATTTGGCCGGTGGATAGATGTCTCCTCCGTGTTGATGGTCACGATAAGAGAATGGTGCAGAATCAACTGGTGATTTCCGTACACCTGATCCATACGAAATAAGAAAATTTGAGtcaaagcaaacacaaacaaaacaattttatgGGCAAATTATGTGTGCTCAAGTCACCTTGCAGAGAAGAATCAGCCAATGTTGAAGGAAGAATGGGAGGCCGTGATCTCTTGTTTCTTTGGGAAGGCTGGGAGTTTGTGGGAGGAGTAGACACAAGTGGCTCCAATTCCCATGGAGAAACTCTATCAGGACGCAAAATAGAAGACGGTTCATCCCATTGAACCTGAAATACTATGGTTCATCAGACTAATGAACGCAAAGCTGCTAGGTAAATTTCAAATCCTAGTAATTTATTCAGCTTTTAAATAACATCTCTTTCCCCATGAGTCAGTGTCCCACCATCAAGGAAATATCTTTATTACTAGATTGTTCCATACACAAAGCATCATCATTACTTACCTTTTTTGACCAATTCAAAGAGAAGGAAGAATAATTTCTGTGTTTTGACTaaccaaaattaaaacataCTGGGAAagcttttaataatatttaattccaCCAAATGCAaacaacaaaagataaaaaaaaataaaataaaaatcgaaGTTTAAAGCCATACTGACCTTTAATGATCGCCACTCAGAATTAGTCCAGACTGACGATTTATTATCTCCAACACCCACAATCGTACCACTGAACCTGAAGAGGGGGGAGGGGGTTGATTTGACAGATTGTGCAAGgcactaaaataaaaatataatttttcaaagtAACCAGGTAGTTCACCTTCTTTCAGGAACTTCATCACCCTCAAATCTCATTTTGAATCTCATTCCAACAGAAAGTTTATGACTTTTAGCTTCAAGATACTTGTTGACACTCACAATAAACTCAGACCGGCTAgttctacaaaataaatattaaagcaACAAAATCAAACTTAAATGTCATCCTGGTCAAATTATTTCATCAATAAAGAAAAGAGTCCGCTAATTGCATGAAGGCAGGCATACAAATGTACAGATACATGAAAACACAATTATATGTTAGTTCAAGGTATCATCAAAGTTAGTAGGACATCGTGAGTTGGGCAAGAACACCATCACTGATAACACTTATGAGATAACTAATAACTtctgataggatataatgtaATAAGTTATAATGAGTAATGTGTGCAGAATAAAACGAAACAGTTTAGGAATTAGTTGGGAGTTTTGGTTAGTTAGTTGGGGGCCTGTATAAGAAGGCAGGGAGCTCTTGTGTGAAGTGACTTTTGGATAATCTTGTAGATTGAGCTTTGgctctttgtgaaggggaaacccttggaggagagAGTGCTCTCCTATTCTTTGTGTTCTATACACTCTATACAATAAAGAATAttactcttttttctcttttcaattctgGGTTCCtatcaattggtccgacctgccggatacCCTTAGGAGAGGACGGCTGGATCAAAGGTTGCGGATCAAGAAGTGATCAAGAAAGGGTGGAAGcatggaagaaagagaaaatatctTGGAGAGGAGGACCAGCGAACAGAGGAGGGCAGAATTGAAAATGAACCTGGTAGAGTGGAGAAGTAATATGCAAGAATTGAGAAGAAATATGCAAGAAATGCGGCAGGAAACTAGAGAAATCTTGCAAATTCTTGAAGGAAGGATGTGGAACCAGGAAAAGGGATTAAAAGGCAGTCCAGGGTCTGTAAATGGAGATCAAGATTCTGTTAACAGAGGAAAAATAGGAAGGAGAGAGGAATTTCTTCAAGATGTcttgaaaggaaagaaagaaacaaagataAGTATGGAGGTTGGGCAAGATAGTCTGCTAGACATCAAGAAAGCCAAGAAGCCCTCATATGGAGGAGAAAGTTCAACCAATAGTGAGAAGAAAAGCGAAACGGAAGCTgctgttttgagtgttgatggTTTGGCAACAATTAGAGGGCAGGAtaggagagaagaaaatatatgtgGAAAGGAAGGCAATGACGAAAAATGTGATGGAGACATTGATGTGACTGCTGTTGAGAAAGTTGCAAAAGTTGTTTTTACTGCTGCTGAGAAAGTTGCAAAAACTGCTATTTTTACTGCTGCAGAGAAAGTTGAAAAAGTTGTGTTTACTGCTGCTGAGAAAATAGCAAAAGCTGTTGTTTTTACTGCTGCCCAGGAAGTGGCAAAAGCTGTTGTTTCTAGGGGAGATAGTGGGGTAGGttgtggtgtgtatgtcaaAACAGTGAAGAAGGGTGAAGACAGGAAAGAAAGCAGAATATGGTGGGAACAGGGTGACTATGATGGCTGGAAATAAAGTAGAAGATGCCGCTGTTTTGAGGGGAGAAAAATTCATCCAAGTATTCAAGATATGGTTGTCACAAACATATAAAACAGCAGAAGACCAATGGCAGAGATATGTCTTTGCAGGGCTGCAATACAACATTCAGAGGAAACAGTTACTTcaacatgatgatgatgaagaaattgGATGGTCAGATCAACAAGTTCTTTCCTTTTTAGCTTCTAGGATGAACAATTCGGGTCAAGGAGAGGGTTCATATagaccaccacccaagcctccataCCTTAAAGTGGAGGGCAGTAGCCAGTGGGTTTCCTTCCTATGATGAAGATGAGACATAGGAACAAGTATTACTAtaccaaccttgaggacaaggttgttttgcagtagggtgtaatgataggatataatgtaATAGGTTATAATGAGTAATGTGTGCAGAATAAAACGAAACAGTTTAGGAATTAGTTGGGAGTTTTGGTTAGTTAGTTGGGGGCCTGTATAAGAAGGCAGGGAGCTCTTGTGTGAAGTGACTTTTGGATAATCTTGTAGACTGAGCTTTGgctctttgtgaaggggaaacccttggaggagagAGTGCTCTCCTATTCTTTGTGTTCTATACACTCTATACAATAAAGAATAttactcttttttctcttttcaattctgGGTTCCTATCAACTTCATAGCATTAAATACGATACCTGGGCTtgtaaaatacagaaaacaaggTTCCCGTGGCAATGGCATGAGATGCAGTGGCAAGAACACCCAGATGCATACTATGACTAGATATAACAGAAGATGGCATGTTGCCTTGCTGTCTCATGAGCCTCCTAACTCCAACTCGCAGCTCTCCATTTTCACCCCTGGAATTGCATACAAGGAAAGTAAAAAACCACAATCCTTAACAAAGggggaaaaagaaaatgaaaaatttgcaATGTCTTGCACTCAGAGGAAGGTACAAAACTTCAACTAAACAACTTGCCTTAAGAATATAAATGCATCACCAGCCACTAACTTTTTGGAACTGACAAAGACACTCCACCCAGTAGTCAGTAAGTGGCGCCTGGGTTGCCCTGCAGATTACTCTGCACAGTCAGGAACTTACTGACATTATGAACATCAAAGCTAATTTCATCATCCCATATTATACAGGTGGATAACATAATAGCAGGGTGTTCCAGTGAAAACCCACAAAGTAATGAATGTCATCCAGATTTACGAAACAAAACCTTTCCTAGAAAAGCTACTGAGTAAAATTCAATCAccgtaaaattaaatataacaggCCATGCGAAATGTTAACATTAAAGTAAACTATACACCCCAAAAAGCAAAAAACCCGAGAGAAACTCTATATTGTCAATTAGAGAAAGATGAAGCTATAGGTAAGCTAGCAATAGGAAAAAGTGATACCACAAACATACATTACTGAAAAAATTGATACCATATATACAGGAAACGAATCCCTTTCTAAGTACAACTCTACAAACATTTTATAATGAGCATGTCTGGCAAAATACAAAAACTTcccaatttttacttttaaaacttGGTTATGTATTCAAAAAGCAGTGTGCTTACTCACCAAATTTAACCTACAGTAATACGCAATGCCCACACCCTGTAATGGGTTTTCATGATAAAACAGCCCAGAGATTGGGGTGGGGAGCTGCAAGCTACTTACCTCGAAAAATATGTCTAAAATGCCATTCATTGCCATGCAAATCAGTTGCAACCAATTCTTGCCATGGTGGCTGCTGCGTCATATCCTGAACAAAACATGGAAATTATATAGCAAAGGA
Protein-coding sequences here:
- the LOC108342917 gene encoding zinc finger CCCH domain-containing protein 5; the encoded protein is MEDGKSMGRKEKRKAMKKMKRKQTRKEAAESERREEEDRLNDPEEQRRMQLLEQEEAERMQRDTILFQEREKAFMDMIITRQRQQQQQERDQEQSIDHDNEFEYVVQEEGPPEIIWQGNEIIFNKKQLRVRVPDTDTHNNFSQQNDDIRPTSNPLPPESESESRTQNLQDVAEQIPNFGTEQDKAHCPFHLKTGACRFGRRCSRVHFIPDKSSTLLMENMYNGPGLACDRDQDEGLEYTDEEIDRCFEEFYEDVHTEFLKFGEIVNFKVCKNGSFHLRGNVYVQYKALDSALLAANLINRHDFTGKRVTCQFVNLTRWKVAICGEYMKSGFKTCSRGTACNFIHCFRNPGGDYEWADSDKPPPKFWVEKMIALFGYSDDYETSREQGNFSLSKTDSDRYHCRRSRSRETDRLSCGHSGRRKHEDERKQRTPYEDRNASLKNTHKRKSRGTTDTDSDREWLEKEEIRERRHEYTRNGSFNKRRDENSRSHEEDSDMDCDTRDNEKQHGRNPRKCDNDIRVWINEAAGLDGDRDVRKHRIRESSGHQSGDASESNKDLFGRVEMETLHDHFRKTYSHRRSGVQVSVKGRDQNDKVDRDGSRKDSYKRDHHKRK
- the LOC108342992 gene encoding auxin response factor 1 isoform X1, producing MCFHCFIGSTNDALYKELWHACAGPLVTLPREGVRVYYFPQGHMEQLEASMNQGLEQQMPSFNLPSKILCKVVNVHLRAEPETDEVYAQITLLPEADQSEVTSPDDPLPEPPRCTVHSFCKTLTASDTSTHGGFSVLRRHADDCLPPLDMTQQPPWQELVATDLHGNEWHFRHIFRGQPRRHLLTTGWSVFVSSKKLVAGDAFIFLRGENGELRVGVRRLMRQQGNMPSSVISSHSMHLGVLATASHAIATGTLFSVFYKPRTSRSEFIVSVNKYLEAKSHKLSVGMRFKMRFEGDEVPERRFSGTIVGVGDNKSSVWTNSEWRSLKVQWDEPSSILRPDRVSPWELEPLVSTPPTNSQPSQRNKRSRPPILPSTLADSSLQGVRKSPVDSAPFSYRDHQHGGDIYPPAKFNSTATGFLGFGGNCSASNKSIYWSSRTENSTESFLPVALKESGEKRNVTANGCRLFGIQLLDNSNGEESLPMVTLSGRLVDDVPLPSLDAESDQHSEPSNINRSDIPSVSCDVEKSCLRSPHESQSRQIRSCTKVHMQGMAVGRAVDLTRFDGYEDLLRKLEEMFDIKDELCGSPKKWQVVYTDNEDDMMMAGDDPWLEFCSIVRKIFIYTAEEVKKLSPKIGLPISEEVKPSKMDSEAVVNPEDQSSIVGSGC
- the LOC108342992 gene encoding auxin response factor 1 isoform X2 yields the protein MASAAPGSTNDALYKELWHACAGPLVTLPREGVRVYYFPQGHMEQLEASMNQGLEQQMPSFNLPSKILCKVVNVHLRAEPETDEVYAQITLLPEADQSEVTSPDDPLPEPPRCTVHSFCKTLTASDTSTHGGFSVLRRHADDCLPPLDMTQQPPWQELVATDLHGNEWHFRHIFRGQPRRHLLTTGWSVFVSSKKLVAGDAFIFLRGENGELRVGVRRLMRQQGNMPSSVISSHSMHLGVLATASHAIATGTLFSVFYKPRTSRSEFIVSVNKYLEAKSHKLSVGMRFKMRFEGDEVPERRFSGTIVGVGDNKSSVWTNSEWRSLKVQWDEPSSILRPDRVSPWELEPLVSTPPTNSQPSQRNKRSRPPILPSTLADSSLQGVRKSPVDSAPFSYRDHQHGGDIYPPAKFNSTATGFLGFGGNCSASNKSIYWSSRTENSTESFLPVALKESGEKRNVTANGCRLFGIQLLDNSNGEESLPMVTLSGRLVDDVPLPSLDAESDQHSEPSNINRSDIPSVSCDVEKSCLRSPHESQSRQIRSCTKVHMQGMAVGRAVDLTRFDGYEDLLRKLEEMFDIKDELCGSPKKWQVVYTDNEDDMMMAGDDPWLEFCSIVRKIFIYTAEEVKKLSPKIGLPISEEVKPSKMDSEAVVNPEDQSSIVGSGC